AGGGGTTGGGGAAAGAGGTTAGCAAGGCGAATTTTAAAGCGATATTAGAAAAAGCAAATTTTTATAATTATTCATCAGCAATTGGTAGAGATTATGTAACAGTTAATAACGTTCATCTTTGTTCGGAAGCTCGCCGATCGCCTCCCCATCCCCCTCAACCCCAGGCAACTCAAACTCAACTGCATCTTGACTTAAGCAATGCGCCGGAAATCTTCAATTTTTATGGACGAACTGAGGAACTCGCGACTCTCGATCGCGCTATTGTTGGCGATCGCTGTCGTCTGGTGGCACTTCTCGGATTCGGTGGGATGGGTAAAACAACTCTGGCGCTGCGTCTGGTTGAGCAAGTTAAAAATCAATTCGAGTATGTCATCTATCGCAGTTTGCGCTTTTACTCGGATCTAGGTGCAATTGCTGCCAATCTATTGCAGATCTTTTCTCCCGATACCGAGATTCCCGATCGCCTGGAAACGCAACTCTCCCAACTCCTCACCCATTTACGTCAGTCTCGCTGTTTGATTATTCTCGATGATTTGCAGATTCCTTTCAATAGTGGCAAACTGGCGGGGGGAAATGGAGCGATTTACGAAGAGTATCGACTGTTTTTTAAGACGATCGCAGAAGTTACACATCAGAGTTGCATAGTCGCGATCGCCGATGAAAAACCCCTCGCGATCACCACCTTGGAAAAGCAAAACTATCCGGTGCGATCGCTGGTATTGCAGGGTTTAGGTGACGCCGCGAAATCAATTTTGCAAGACCAAAATTTATCGGATTCTGAAACTTGGGATAGTTTAATCAATCTCTATCACGGTAATCCCCTCTGGTTAGAGATAACCGCCACCTCAATCCGAGAATTATGTGGCGGTCGAGTAGGGGATTTTTTAACCTATAAA
The Laspinema palackyanum D2c genome window above contains:
- a CDS encoding AAA family ATPase, which encodes MDITEVLKLADELVFTQTGNHLDYLQEAILQGTLEGETYAKIAEETYASEGHVRDVGSELWKLLSKGLGKEVSKANFKAILEKANFYNYSSAIGRDYVTVNNVHLCSEARRSPPHPPQPQATQTQLHLDLSNAPEIFNFYGRTEELATLDRAIVGDRCRLVALLGFGGMGKTTLALRLVEQVKNQFEYVIYRSLRFYSDLGAIAANLLQIFSPDTEIPDRLETQLSQLLTHLRQSRCLIILDDLQIPFNSGKLAGGNGAIYEEYRLFFKTIAEVTHQSCIVAIADEKPLAITTLEKQNYPVRSLVLQGLGDAAKSILQDQNLSDSETWDSLINLYHGNPLWLEITATSIRELCGGRVGDFLTYKTPVLWEPLQAQLDQKFQRLTLPEKKAIAQLSTATEPVILMHLLQLTQLSAAEFFKVMQSLDRRLFVEIQEREGVTQFFLNPVLREYAKSWGLD